A region from the Ptychodera flava strain L36383 chromosome 12, AS_Pfla_20210202, whole genome shotgun sequence genome encodes:
- the LOC139145057 gene encoding elongation factor Tu, mitochondrial-like, giving the protein MASLVTLSLCNISRTALRNPALRTWIESSYSQQLLSHKYIVSRSYAADAKKIYERKKPHVNIGTIGHVDHGKTTLTAAITKVLAERGGGGTKFHKYDEIDKAPEERKRGITINSAHVEYETETRHYAHTDCPGHLDYIKNMITGAAQMEGAILVVAADDGQMPQTREHLLLAKQIGMDKIVVYVNKADVVDEEVLELVEMEMRDVLSEYGFDGENAPIILGSALCALEGRSEELGRQSIEALVAAVDEYIPLPVRELDKPYMLPVETVYSIPGRGTVVTGRVERGVMKKGDDGEFVGMNAKIKCTITGIETFHKTLETGEAGDQLGALCRGVKRDEVKRGMVLCKPGTVKAHQNLEAQVYILSKEEGGRHKPFTSNYTPVMFSHTWDISSRIFLPEDKELVMPGEDINLRLQLQKPMVTEVGQRFTLRDGKSTIGTGVITKILPNEDGK; this is encoded by the exons ATGGCTTCTCTGGTCACGTTGAGCTTGTGTAATATCAGTAGAACGG CACTTCGGAATCCAGCTCTAAGAACATGGATAGAATCATCATAT AGTCAACAACTTCTCAGCCATAAATACATTGTATCAAGATCTTATGCAGCTGATGCCAAAAAGatttatgaaagaaagaaacCTCATGTGAATATTGGAACAATTGGCCATGTTGATCATGGTAAGACCACACTGACTGCAGCCATCACAAAAG taTTGGCTGAAAGGGGAGGAGGAGGTACCAAATTccacaaatatgatgaaatcgaCAAAGCGCCGGAAGAAAGAAAAAGAGGCATCACGATAAACTCAGCTCATGTGGAATATGAAACTGAAACAAGGCATTATGCCCACACAGATTGCCCTGGACATTTAGATTACATCAAG AACATGATCACTGGAGCTGCCCAGATGGAAGGTGCCATCCTTGTGGTTGCCGCTGACGATGGGCAAATGCCACAGACCAGAGAGCACTTATTACTTGCAAAACAG ATCGGTATGGATAAGATTGTAGTCTACGTCAACAAAGCAGACGTAGTGGATGAAGAAGTGCTGGAGTTAGTTGAAATGGAAATGAGAGACGTGCTGAGTGAGTACGGCTTTGATGGCGAGAATGCACCAATTATTCTTGGATCAGCATTGTGTGCGTTAGAG GGGCGCAGCGAAGAATTAGGTCGGCAATCTATTGAGGCGCTTGTAGCTGCTGTGGATGAGTACATCCCTCTCCCAGTAAGAGAATTAGATAAACCCTATATGTTGCCGGTGGAGACAGTCTATTCCATTCCAG gtcgTGGTACAGTTGTGACTGGGAGAGTTGAAAGGGGTGTCATGAAGAAAGGAGATGACGGCGAGTTTGTCGGAATGAACGCCAAGATCAAGTGTACAATAACAG GAATTGAAACATTCCACAAGACACTGGAGACTGGTGAGGCTGGAGATCAGCTGGGAGCTCTGTGTCGAGGTGTCAAGCGTGATGAAGTCAAACGTGGCATGGTGTTGTGCAAACCTGGGACTGTGAAAGCCCATCAAAACCTAGAGGCTCAG GTTTACATACTGAGCAAGGAAGAAGGTGGTCGACACAAGCCATTTACCAGTAATTACACACCAGTCATGTTTTCACACACATGGGATATATCATCCAGAATTTTCTTACCAGAGGACAAAGAACTTGTCATGCCAG GTGAAGATATCAATTTGCGACTGCAGCTTCAAAAGCCCATGGTAACGGAAGTTGGACAAAGGTTTACACTGCGTGATGGAAAAAGCACCATTGGCACTGGAGTCATTACCAAAATTTTGCCGAATGAAGATGGGAAATAA